The following are encoded in a window of Telmatobacter sp. DSM 110680 genomic DNA:
- a CDS encoding pyridoxamine 5'-phosphate oxidase family protein, which produces MSEAAQLTGAEGMKKLGDLIAEIRFAMLTTAAPDGTIDSRPMATQKTEFQGSVWFLTAHDSRKVGEIADNDHVSLIYADPGNASYVTVKGHGYVSHDKQKIHELWNPMYQAWFPGGESDPQIRVLRVDVTEAEYWEANDSKIIRSIKYLAAAATKGSVDVGEHGKVSVNR; this is translated from the coding sequence ATGTCGGAAGCTGCGCAATTGACGGGCGCTGAGGGAATGAAGAAGCTTGGAGACTTGATCGCCGAGATACGGTTCGCGATGCTCACAACCGCCGCCCCTGACGGCACGATTGACAGCCGTCCCATGGCTACACAAAAAACAGAATTTCAGGGGAGCGTCTGGTTTCTTACCGCGCATGACTCTCGAAAAGTGGGCGAAATCGCCGACAACGACCACGTCTCGCTGATCTACGCTGATCCTGGAAATGCCAGCTACGTCACCGTGAAGGGTCACGGCTATGTCTCGCATGACAAACAGAAAATTCACGAGCTCTGGAATCCGATGTACCAGGCATGGTTTCCAGGGGGAGAAAGCGATCCTCAAATCCGAGTGCTCCGCGTGGATGTTACCGAGGCGGAGTATTGGGAGGCGAACGACAGCAAAATCATTCGCAGCATCAAGTACCTTGCCGCGGCAGCTACCAAGGGTTCTGTTGACGTGGGAGAACACGGCAAGGTCAGCGTGAATCGCTGA
- a CDS encoding M1 family aminopeptidase, whose product MFLVLLGISTKLHAETLSGKIVDQSGAVVVDAKIEISGAGLPKPVVLLSDGQGKFSVSDLKPATYSVQVTRDGFELQVKSVDLSAPVELRFELLIAKRREEISVSGRNRAFANSDPAYQMLRAVGPGTTFRFDNFTLQLDAGTFQFKAGTLTMLSPVNGVVTGAVFSGEGHFNLKPFTLLDTNELKRRVGAAEANEEFSEAVFRFTEQERLKFIPGLGAPAETPANISQILEQWKERVRKRKDEPQGFTEQLLHGETMDNVDADVLAAVYNPSHPPFVNAYIRGKKWKDLRFFLRERVGAMPQLDSSEEVALINYDPEGMDDGVFYLAHLRSEFLNHTASSGEDRRLFATHAYKIETAISKNDHLFSTATITFEPLVLGERLMKFGLLPNLRVTRVIDEHGQDIYYIQESRKEDGSFYVILPKAPDAGKVSSITVQYEGDKVLAKAGDGNYYVRARTSWYPNLNGFGERVPYDLTYKIPHRYKVISVGKLQGESSQEDFTVSHWVTSIPVAVAGFNYGDYKKIELPDEVDGYKISGYYLTELPNNLRGFGALQSMAPHSMTKYALEQTRAQLQLCSYYFGKSPYDEIDITEQPDFNFGQSWPNLVYLPISAYTDSTQRWLLFGNIDSKFSGFVQEVTPHEVAHQWWGHAVGWTSYHDQWLSEGFAEFSAGLFLQQGVAGDWRKDYIDFWNRLHNRILEKNNFGVAPNDTGPLWMGLRLISPRSENAYQNVVYPKGAYVLQMLRSIMYSQQDQDKAFIAMMHDFVESHRAKAASTESFKAIAEKHMSKTMDLQGNGRLDWFFDEWVYGTQVPRYHFEYQVTPAEGGKVKIHMAITQSDVDEHFGMLVPVFADFGKGMVRIGQVAIIGNSTRNAEVLVPSQPKKVALNAYKDILER is encoded by the coding sequence TTGTTTCTCGTCCTCTTGGGAATCTCAACGAAATTGCACGCCGAGACACTTTCCGGAAAAATCGTGGATCAATCCGGAGCGGTGGTTGTCGACGCAAAGATCGAGATCAGTGGGGCAGGTCTTCCTAAACCAGTTGTGCTTCTATCGGACGGGCAAGGCAAGTTCTCAGTCTCTGATTTGAAACCGGCAACTTATTCAGTACAGGTGACGCGAGATGGTTTCGAACTCCAGGTAAAAAGCGTGGATCTGAGCGCACCCGTTGAACTGCGGTTTGAGCTGCTCATTGCGAAGCGCCGGGAGGAGATCTCAGTTTCTGGCAGGAACCGTGCGTTTGCCAATTCCGACCCCGCTTACCAGATGCTCCGCGCCGTCGGGCCTGGAACCACCTTCCGCTTCGACAATTTCACACTGCAGTTGGATGCGGGAACATTCCAATTCAAGGCAGGGACCTTGACGATGTTGAGCCCGGTCAATGGAGTTGTGACCGGAGCAGTTTTCAGCGGAGAAGGTCACTTCAATCTAAAGCCCTTCACTTTACTCGATACAAACGAACTGAAACGGCGCGTCGGTGCAGCCGAAGCAAACGAAGAGTTTTCTGAGGCGGTGTTCCGATTTACCGAGCAGGAGCGCCTGAAGTTCATCCCCGGTCTGGGTGCGCCCGCCGAAACCCCAGCCAACATCTCTCAAATCCTCGAACAATGGAAGGAGAGGGTGCGAAAGCGCAAGGATGAACCTCAAGGGTTTACCGAACAACTGCTGCACGGGGAAACCATGGACAACGTGGACGCGGACGTTCTTGCGGCTGTTTACAATCCCTCTCATCCTCCGTTTGTGAATGCGTACATCCGTGGGAAGAAGTGGAAGGATCTCCGATTTTTCTTGCGGGAACGAGTTGGTGCGATGCCCCAGTTGGATTCCTCGGAAGAGGTCGCACTCATCAACTACGATCCCGAGGGGATGGACGACGGCGTCTTTTATCTGGCTCATCTGAGATCCGAATTCCTAAACCATACGGCCAGTTCCGGGGAAGATCGCCGCCTCTTTGCAACTCACGCATACAAGATCGAGACGGCAATTTCAAAGAACGATCATTTGTTCAGCACTGCCACCATCACCTTCGAACCGTTGGTTCTCGGCGAGAGACTTATGAAGTTTGGACTGTTGCCCAACCTGCGTGTCACACGGGTCATAGATGAACATGGGCAGGATATCTATTACATACAGGAAAGCCGAAAAGAGGACGGTTCGTTTTACGTCATTCTTCCTAAGGCCCCGGATGCCGGCAAAGTATCTTCGATAACCGTGCAATACGAAGGAGACAAGGTTCTGGCCAAGGCAGGGGACGGAAACTATTACGTACGTGCTCGAACCTCGTGGTATCCGAATCTCAATGGTTTTGGAGAGCGTGTTCCATATGATCTGACATACAAGATTCCGCACAGATACAAAGTGATCAGCGTGGGGAAGCTGCAAGGCGAGTCATCACAGGAAGACTTCACCGTCAGCCACTGGGTTACCTCGATCCCCGTAGCGGTGGCGGGTTTCAACTATGGCGATTACAAGAAGATTGAACTTCCCGATGAAGTTGACGGCTACAAGATTTCTGGTTATTACCTGACGGAATTGCCAAATAACCTGCGCGGTTTTGGTGCGCTGCAGTCGATGGCTCCGCACAGTATGACCAAATATGCGTTGGAGCAAACGCGAGCGCAGCTACAGCTTTGTAGCTATTACTTTGGCAAGAGCCCATACGATGAGATCGACATAACAGAACAGCCCGACTTTAATTTTGGGCAGTCCTGGCCAAACCTTGTCTATCTTCCAATTTCCGCCTACACCGACTCGACACAGAGGTGGTTGCTATTTGGAAACATCGACAGCAAATTCAGCGGCTTCGTTCAGGAGGTGACACCTCACGAAGTTGCACACCAATGGTGGGGGCACGCTGTGGGATGGACTTCATATCATGATCAATGGCTTTCTGAGGGATTTGCTGAATTTTCAGCCGGGCTGTTTCTGCAGCAGGGCGTGGCCGGCGACTGGCGCAAGGATTACATCGACTTTTGGAATCGCCTACACAACCGGATTCTTGAGAAGAACAACTTTGGTGTCGCACCCAACGACACCGGCCCTCTTTGGATGGGCCTGCGTTTGATTTCTCCCCGGAGCGAAAACGCCTATCAAAACGTAGTCTATCCAAAGGGCGCGTACGTCCTGCAAATGTTGAGGTCGATCATGTACAGCCAACAAGACCAGGACAAGGCGTTTATCGCCATGATGCATGACTTTGTGGAGAGCCATCGTGCGAAGGCAGCCTCGACAGAGTCGTTTAAAGCGATTGCAGAAAAACACATGAGCAAAACCATGGACTTGCAGGGAAACGGCCGCCTCGACTGGTTCTTTGATGAATGGGTTTACGGCACGCAGGTTCCGCGATACCACTTCGAGTATCAGGTGACTCCCGCGGAAGGCGGAAAGGTCAAGATTCACATGGCCATCACGCAGAGTGACGTGGACGAGCATTTTGGCATGTTAGTTCCAGTCTTTGCCGATTTCGGAAAAGGTATGGTACGGATCGGGCAAGTCGCGATAATTGGCAACAGCACTAGGAATGCCGAAGTTCTGGTGCCGAGCCAGCCTAAGAAGGTGGCCCTGAACGCCTACAAGGACATTTTGGAGCGATGA
- a CDS encoding vitamin B12-dependent ribonucleotide reductase, with protein MSEANLQITAAALQAPYSQGGLTFSRRFSTEGKSPYDDVQWERRTALITDSKGNTIFEQKDVEVPADWSMTATNIVASKYLHGTIGSPERETGVRQLVSRVAETVRDWGIAGGYFASARDAATFHDELAHMLLTQKVAFNSPVWFNVGCDKLEPFAAGQNWHWDPMTGGVVHAATGYKNPQCSACFINSVDDSMEGIMDLARTEALLFKYGSGTGTNFSSLRSSHEGVTGGGTASGPLSFMRGLDAFAGVIKSGGKTRRAAKMAILNVEHPDIIDFIECKAKEEQKAHTLIRNGYDGSGPDSEAFSSIFFQNANNSVRVTDEFMRAYENDGEFTTKTVKGSNPVKSYKARDIMRKIAEATWLCGDPGLQFDTTINKWHTSKNTAPINASNPCSEYMFLDNSACNLASFNLMKFLSPSGTFNIPEYRHAISVVITAMEILVDNSGYPTEWIARNSHDYRPLGLGYANLGALLMSFGIPYDSAAGRDLAAAMTAIMCGQAYLQSAVVAANCPPLASATPLTASVERQGGACPGFYVNREPFLNVIRMHRAEVNNIGKSRTSSEPFLVPQLEALIDASRDCWDMALSYGERYGYRNSQTTVLAPTGTIGFMMDCDTTGIEPDLALVKYKKLVGGGMIKIVNNTVPAALFKLGYNNDQVDAIVSYIDATGTIEGAPGIKPEHLAVFDCSFKPAKGTRSIQYMGHIKMMAATQPFLSGAISKTVNLPHEATVEEVAEAYAESWRQGIKAVAIYRDGSKGVQPLNTSMDAKKEPTAVEAAGQRVMAQLAAGQPAAEADLKTLEAKISEKLEVTAKSVVTASNVFQRALEEIAKANSVPQMTAALGTEPPLPQDLNGPPRAVRHRLQAERASITHKFSIAGHEGYITVGLYPTGQPGEIFIKMAKEGSTVSGLMDAFATSISLALQHGVPLRVLCEKFAHTRFEPSGWTGNEQIGYAKSLMDYIFRWLNLRFLSGEQLTLFAGLAPQASPLPESPTILPDLEPEEDPAAHKQLSKLAEEMSRLRERDRGMGSTSAPGGSIPPDAQSSITASASPSHGPTLQDRGLFHASEAMRSMYEMGDAPSCSTCGAIMVRNGSCYRCMSCGSTSGCS; from the coding sequence ATGAGCGAGGCCAACCTTCAAATCACCGCCGCAGCGCTGCAAGCTCCCTATAGCCAGGGAGGCCTGACATTTTCCCGTCGCTTTTCAACCGAGGGCAAATCCCCCTATGACGATGTCCAGTGGGAACGGCGAACGGCTCTGATCACCGACAGCAAGGGCAACACGATCTTCGAGCAGAAGGACGTGGAAGTGCCCGCCGACTGGTCGATGACAGCGACCAACATCGTGGCTTCGAAGTATTTGCACGGAACGATCGGCTCGCCCGAGCGCGAGACCGGCGTGCGGCAATTGGTCTCGCGCGTAGCCGAGACTGTGCGCGACTGGGGTATCGCCGGCGGCTACTTTGCCAGCGCACGTGACGCAGCCACTTTCCACGATGAGCTCGCTCACATGCTGCTGACGCAGAAAGTGGCGTTCAACTCGCCCGTATGGTTTAACGTCGGCTGCGACAAGCTGGAGCCATTTGCGGCAGGGCAGAACTGGCATTGGGATCCGATGACCGGCGGCGTGGTGCATGCTGCGACGGGCTATAAGAATCCCCAGTGCTCGGCCTGCTTCATCAACTCCGTCGACGATTCGATGGAAGGCATCATGGACCTGGCGCGGACAGAGGCGCTGCTCTTCAAGTACGGCTCGGGAACGGGCACCAACTTCAGCTCGCTGCGCTCAAGCCACGAAGGCGTGACCGGCGGCGGAACGGCCAGTGGCCCGCTGAGCTTCATGCGCGGACTCGATGCGTTCGCCGGCGTCATCAAGAGCGGCGGCAAGACGCGTCGCGCGGCCAAGATGGCCATCCTGAACGTCGAACATCCCGACATCATCGACTTCATCGAGTGCAAGGCGAAGGAAGAGCAGAAGGCTCACACCTTGATCCGGAACGGCTATGACGGATCGGGTCCGGACTCCGAGGCTTTCTCTTCGATCTTCTTTCAGAACGCCAACAATTCCGTGCGCGTGACCGATGAGTTTATGCGTGCCTACGAGAATGACGGCGAGTTCACCACCAAGACAGTGAAGGGTTCCAATCCCGTCAAGAGCTACAAGGCCCGCGACATCATGCGCAAGATTGCCGAGGCCACATGGCTGTGCGGCGATCCAGGGCTGCAGTTCGACACCACCATCAACAAGTGGCACACCTCGAAGAACACGGCGCCGATTAACGCGTCCAATCCATGCAGTGAATACATGTTCCTCGACAACTCAGCGTGCAACTTGGCGAGCTTCAACCTGATGAAGTTTCTTTCGCCATCGGGAACATTCAACATCCCTGAGTATCGTCACGCTATCTCAGTCGTTATCACGGCGATGGAAATCCTGGTCGACAACTCCGGGTATCCGACGGAATGGATTGCGCGCAATTCGCACGACTATCGGCCGCTCGGGCTGGGCTATGCAAACCTCGGCGCTCTGTTGATGTCATTCGGAATTCCCTATGATTCCGCTGCCGGACGCGATTTGGCTGCTGCGATGACGGCGATCATGTGCGGGCAGGCATATCTGCAGTCGGCAGTCGTAGCGGCGAATTGCCCGCCTCTTGCCTCTGCCACGCCTCTCACCGCCAGCGTTGAGCGTCAGGGCGGTGCATGCCCCGGGTTCTACGTAAACCGTGAGCCGTTCCTCAATGTGATTCGCATGCATCGGGCCGAAGTGAACAACATAGGCAAGTCGCGCACCAGCAGCGAGCCGTTCCTTGTGCCGCAGCTCGAAGCGTTGATCGATGCCAGCCGCGATTGCTGGGATATGGCTCTCTCCTATGGCGAGCGCTACGGGTATCGCAACTCACAGACCACAGTCCTGGCGCCCACCGGCACCATCGGCTTCATGATGGATTGCGACACAACCGGCATCGAGCCTGACCTCGCACTGGTGAAGTACAAGAAGCTGGTTGGTGGCGGCATGATCAAGATCGTCAACAACACAGTCCCGGCTGCGTTGTTCAAGCTGGGATACAACAACGACCAGGTTGACGCAATCGTCAGCTACATTGATGCGACCGGCACCATTGAAGGCGCACCGGGCATCAAGCCGGAACACCTTGCCGTATTCGATTGCAGCTTTAAGCCGGCCAAAGGCACGCGGTCCATTCAATACATGGGCCACATCAAGATGATGGCCGCAACCCAGCCGTTCCTCTCTGGCGCGATCTCGAAGACGGTGAACCTGCCGCATGAAGCCACAGTAGAAGAAGTGGCAGAAGCGTACGCCGAAAGCTGGCGTCAGGGCATCAAGGCAGTGGCCATCTACCGCGACGGCTCGAAGGGCGTGCAGCCATTGAATACCAGCATGGATGCAAAGAAAGAACCGACAGCGGTAGAAGCGGCAGGGCAGCGCGTAATGGCGCAGCTTGCAGCAGGACAGCCAGCAGCCGAAGCAGATCTGAAGACGCTCGAAGCTAAGATCAGCGAGAAGCTTGAGGTCACGGCGAAGTCGGTTGTCACGGCTTCAAATGTGTTTCAACGTGCGCTTGAAGAGATTGCAAAAGCGAATTCGGTGCCGCAAATGACCGCTGCGCTTGGAACTGAACCGCCTTTGCCCCAGGACCTGAATGGGCCGCCGCGCGCAGTTCGTCATCGCCTGCAGGCGGAGCGCGCTTCCATTACGCACAAGTTTTCGATTGCGGGTCATGAAGGCTACATCACGGTTGGTTTGTATCCCACAGGGCAGCCGGGCGAGATCTTCATCAAGATGGCGAAGGAGGGTTCGACCGTCTCCGGCCTCATGGATGCGTTTGCGACTTCCATTTCGCTGGCTCTGCAGCACGGAGTTCCGCTGCGTGTGCTCTGCGAGAAGTTTGCGCACACACGATTCGAGCCCTCGGGGTGGACGGGCAATGAGCAGATCGGCTACGCGAAGAGTCTCATGGACTACATCTTCCGCTGGCTGAACCTGCGCTTCCTGTCGGGTGAGCAGTTGACCCTCTTCGCGGGGCTAGCTCCGCAGGCTTCGCCCCTCCCTGAATCGCCGACAATTCTGCCAGACTTGGAGCCGGAAGAGGATCCCGCGGCCCACAAGCAGCTTTCCAAATTGGCTGAGGAGATGTCGCGTCTGAGAGAACGCGACAGGGGAATGGGCAGCACATCCGCACCGGGCGGCAGCATTCCTCCGGATGCTCAATCATCGATCACAGCTTCTGCCTCCCCAAGTCATGGACCAACATTGCAGGATCGTGGTTTGTTCCATGCATCGGAGGCAATGCGCAGCATGTACGAGATGGGCGATGCTCCAAGCTGTTCGACCTGCGGCGCCATCATGGTTCGCAACGGAAGCTGCTATCGCTGCATGAGCTGCGGATCGACAAGCGGATGCAGTTAA
- a CDS encoding GNAT family protein, with product MHLPPEDLSVWKPVEIPSRLPIHGRHVTLDPLDAERHTADLWRAVHGHDEVWAYLADGPYANEAALRRALAEKQLSTSAVFFALMTKTNGRTEGYASYMRMDPANGVIEVGNILLAPSLQRTIAATEAMYLMARHVFEDLGYRRYEWKCNANNEPSRRAASRLGFTFEGIFRQHMVIKGQNRDTAWFAMLNSEWPARKAAFEAWLDPANFDREGRQKSRLMQLP from the coding sequence GTGCATCTGCCCCCAGAAGACCTTTCCGTTTGGAAGCCCGTCGAGATTCCCTCTCGCTTACCTATTCACGGCCGGCACGTAACGCTCGATCCATTGGATGCAGAACGACACACTGCTGACCTCTGGCGGGCGGTACACGGCCACGACGAAGTGTGGGCCTACCTCGCAGATGGCCCCTATGCCAACGAGGCCGCCCTGCGGCGCGCACTCGCGGAAAAGCAACTCAGCACAAGCGCCGTCTTCTTCGCATTGATGACAAAAACAAATGGCCGTACAGAGGGCTACGCCAGCTACATGCGCATGGACCCGGCCAACGGCGTAATTGAGGTCGGCAACATCCTCCTTGCCCCTTCCCTGCAGCGCACTATTGCCGCGACCGAAGCAATGTACCTGATGGCGCGCCATGTCTTCGAGGATCTGGGCTACCGCCGTTACGAGTGGAAGTGCAACGCCAATAATGAGCCCTCGCGTCGCGCCGCTTCGCGGCTCGGATTCACGTTTGAAGGCATCTTCCGACAGCACATGGTGATTAAAGGCCAGAACCGCGATACCGCATGGTTTGCAATGCTGAACAGTGAATGGCCAGCACGCAAAGCCGCCTTCGAGGCATGGCTCGATCCCGCCAATTTCGACCGCGAAGGTCGCCAGAAAAGCCGCCTGATGCAACTCCCGTGA